One window of the Wolbachia endosymbiont of Encarsia formosa genome contains the following:
- a CDS encoding YhcG family protein yields the protein MTKIIAKEYTEFLEQLKKQIAISRYKAARTVNKELLLLYHYIGTQILEKQKSQGWGSKVIEQLSRDLKAEFPEMKGFSTRNLKYMRQFAGEYQDIEFVQQLVAQLPWGHNVFLMDLVRDKEARLFYIKEAIEHGWSRNIMVIQIELGLHKRQGKAITNFKEKLPSPQSDLAHYTLKDPYIFDFLSIGDDAHEREVEKGLVGHVEKFLLELGEGFAFVGRQFHLDVGDDDFYIDLLFYHLKLRCFVVIELKDKKFKPEYAGKMNFYLSAVDDLLKHETDQPSIGLILCKSKNDVLAKYKLKDMTKPIVLSEYRITENLPEEIKTALPTIEELEDELLKISDKEK from the coding sequence ATGACAAAAATTATAGCAAAAGAATATACAGAATTTTTAGAGCAGTTGAAAAAACAGATTGCTATTAGTCGTTATAAAGCAGCAAGAACAGTAAATAAAGAGCTACTACTACTTTATCATTATATTGGAACACAGATTCTAGAAAAACAAAAGAGCCAAGGTTGGGGATCCAAAGTAATTGAGCAGTTAAGTAGAGACTTAAAGGCTGAGTTTCCAGAAATGAAAGGTTTTAGCACAAGAAATCTAAAATATATGAGGCAGTTTGCAGGGGAATATCAAGATATTGAATTTGTGCAACAACTTGTTGCCCAATTGCCATGGGGACATAATGTATTTCTGATGGACTTAGTTCGAGACAAAGAAGCGAGGCTATTCTACATAAAAGAAGCTATAGAACATGGCTGGTCAAGAAACATTATGGTAATTCAGATTGAACTTGGGTTACATAAACGTCAGGGAAAGGCTATCACTAATTTTAAAGAGAAGTTACCTTCACCTCAATCAGATTTAGCGCATTATACATTAAAAGATCCATATATTTTTGATTTTTTGAGTATAGGAGACGATGCTCACGAAAGAGAAGTAGAAAAAGGACTTGTAGGCCATGTAGAGAAGTTTTTGCTTGAGCTAGGGGAAGGATTTGCGTTTGTTGGTAGACAATTTCATTTAGATGTTGGCGATGACGATTTCTACATAGATTTATTGTTTTACCACTTGAAGCTACGTTGTTTTGTGGTGATTGAATTAAAAGATAAAAAATTTAAACCTGAATATGCAGGAAAAATGAATTTTTATCTTTCAGCCGTTGATGATTTACTGAAGCATGAGACAGATCAACCATCTATAGGATTAATTTTATGTAAATCTAAAAATGATGTACTAGCAAAATACAAGCTAAAGGATATGACGAAACCGATAGTCCTTTCTGAATATCGAATAACTGAAAACCTACCAGAAGAGATAAAAACAGCGCTACCAACAATAGAAGAGCTAGAGGATGAATTATTGAAAATTTCAGATAAGGAAAAGTAA
- a CDS encoding gpW family head-tail joining protein, which translates to MYDQEYLAKVEQAIQKLQSGERVISIAYGDHVVRYAEVQINDLLSLRQRIKAELKVAGVKPKRKIVFSTSKGII; encoded by the coding sequence ATGTACGATCAAGAATATTTAGCAAAAGTTGAGCAAGCAATACAAAAGTTACAAAGTGGAGAAAGAGTAATATCAATTGCATATGGTGACCATGTGGTGAGATATGCTGAAGTTCAGATAAATGATTTGCTCAGCCTCAGACAACGGATTAAAGCTGAGCTAAAAGTTGCAGGTGTGAAGCCAAAGAGGAAAATTGTTTTTTCAACGAGTAAGGGGATCATATAA
- a CDS encoding helix-turn-helix transcriptional regulator, whose translation MANISIGYKIAQNVKSWRLKRGYTQKDLAKKIGVTYQVVLQYEKGTRKISIEKLYAIAEALSVSIADLIPVSNEKIYLENKEEEILNLIREYKKINDQELRKVFCLLTKFARAGEESSKKTEKVKIANGLVKAGVSVDTVSKTIGLSADECVEEKVGSIYYQIGKRIKEWRIVKEYTQKDLAEKMNTTRHEISNYEQGRTSVPLGRLYEIAKALSINIMDLLELTEDKVVPDLIEEYKKIESQELCNALMKSLFERIRICEEKIREAERIKIAKDLVKGRIPINIILQTLGISLNEIQQ comes from the coding sequence ATGGCAAATATCTCAATAGGGTACAAAATAGCACAAAATGTAAAAAGCTGGAGATTAAAGCGAGGTTATACTCAAAAAGATTTAGCGAAGAAAATCGGTGTAACGTATCAAGTAGTACTACAATATGAAAAAGGAACACGAAAAATTTCGATTGAGAAATTGTACGCTATAGCGGAAGCATTGTCAGTAAGTATTGCGGATCTCATTCCTGTATCAAATGAGAAAATCTATCTTGAAAATAAAGAAGAAGAGATACTAAATTTAATAAGAGAATATAAAAAGATTAATGACCAGGAGTTACGTAAGGTATTTTGCTTATTAACCAAATTTGCCCGGGCTGGTGAAGAAAGTAGTAAAAAAACAGAGAAAGTAAAAATTGCAAATGGTCTGGTTAAAGCAGGAGTTTCTGTTGATACTGTTTCAAAAACAATTGGCCTCTCTGCTGATGAATGTGTTGAAGAAAAGGTTGGTTCTATCTACTACCAAATAGGCAAAAGGATAAAGGAATGGAGGATAGTGAAAGAGTATACTCAAAAGGATTTAGCAGAGAAAATGAATACAACCCGTCATGAAATAAGCAACTATGAACAAGGAAGGACTTCTGTTCCACTGGGAAGATTATATGAGATAGCGAAGGCGTTATCGATTAATATCATGGACCTACTTGAACTAACAGAGGATAAAGTGGTACCTGATTTAATTGAAGAATACAAAAAAATTGAAAGCCAAGAACTATGTAATGCACTAATGAAATCTCTATTTGAAAGGATACGAATTTGTGAGGAGAAAATTAGAGAAGCAGAAAGAATCAAAATTGCAAAGGATTTAGTGAAAGGAAGAATTCCAATCAACATTATTTTGCAAACGTTAGGCATCTCTTTAAACGAAATTCAACAATAA
- a CDS encoding Rpn family recombination-promoting nuclease/putative transposase, with protein sequence MDLSKFLDPKNDVSFKRIFGTEKNKDILIHFLNDILGFTGKSAIKDIEFLSTIQDPEIASKKQSIVDVLCRDENGLQVIVEMQVAKTKGFEKRAQYYAAKAYSGQADKGDQYHDLKEIIFIAIADCILFPDKSEYKSKHTIRDEDNNEHDLKDFYFIFIELPKFPKTKEDQLSSIVEKWVYFFRYADETSEEELERIIGSDLIIKRAYEELNRFNWSEKEFIAYEQEIKRIRDEQAVLAQKLDDATQKGRQEGILIGQEKGEMKTKIAVAKNLLKAVVSVDLIAESTGLPQAEITQLKKEETF encoded by the coding sequence ATGGATCTTTCCAAGTTCCTCGATCCTAAGAATGACGTATCATTCAAGCGTATCTTTGGTACTGAAAAAAATAAAGATATCCTTATTCACTTTCTTAATGATATTCTTGGCTTCACTGGTAAAAGTGCAATAAAGGATATAGAGTTTTTAAGTACTATTCAAGATCCTGAGATTGCCTCTAAAAAACAAAGCATTGTCGATGTTCTTTGTAGAGATGAAAATGGGCTGCAAGTGATAGTCGAAATGCAGGTCGCTAAAACCAAAGGCTTTGAAAAACGTGCACAATACTATGCTGCTAAAGCCTATTCAGGACAGGCTGATAAAGGTGATCAATATCATGATCTTAAGGAAATTATCTTTATTGCTATAGCAGATTGTATTTTATTCCCTGATAAGTCTGAGTACAAATCAAAGCATACTATTCGCGATGAAGATAATAATGAACATGATCTAAAAGATTTTTACTTTATATTTATTGAGTTACCTAAATTTCCAAAAACCAAAGAAGATCAGCTTTCAAGTATAGTTGAAAAATGGGTCTACTTCTTTAGATATGCAGACGAAACTAGTGAAGAAGAGCTAGAGAGAATAATAGGAAGTGATCTAATAATTAAAAGAGCATATGAAGAACTAAATAGGTTCAACTGGTCAGAAAAAGAATTTATTGCCTATGAACAAGAGATAAAGCGTATTCGTGATGAACAGGCTGTCCTTGCTCAAAAACTCGATGATGCCACTCAAAAAGGTAGACAAGAAGGCATCCTCATCGGTCAAGAAAAAGGTGAAATGAAAACTAAAATAGCTGTGGCAAAAAACCTACTTAAAGCTGTTGTATCTGTTGACTTAATAGCTGAGTCTACTGGTCTTCCTCAAGCTGAAATCACTCAACTTAAGAAAGAGGAAACTTTTTGA
- a CDS encoding ankyrin repeat domain-containing protein, whose protein sequence is MESLKLIDKLFNAIRKNNYSEVQSCIEKGVLINSKSINFETPIFYASLKGHANIVIFLLENNANVNVANQEGITPLHVAANIEIVKSLLKHGIIYNIENNQGKTPLDLSKDKNIANLLGLVEELFEDAKNGNVGIISKLQAVKPDEFVAVTNARNNQGNTLLQVAIVNKHRNIASKLLETLKKPDQDLQDVNIESRVKSLKF, encoded by the coding sequence GTGGAATCACTAAAGCTGATTGATAAGCTATTCAATGCTATAAGAAAGAACAATTATTCAGAAGTTCAAAGTTGCATTGAAAAGGGAGTATTAATTAATAGTAAAAGTATTAATTTTGAAACACCTATATTTTATGCATCACTGAAAGGGCATGCTAATATAGTTATTTTTTTGCTGGAAAATAATGCAAATGTTAATGTTGCTAATCAAGAAGGTATTACACCACTGCACGTTGCTGCTAACATAGAAATTGTGAAATCTTTATTAAAACATGGCATAATTTATAACATTGAAAATAATCAGGGTAAAACACCACTTGACCTTTCTAAAGACAAGAATATTGCTAATTTGCTGGGGCTAGTTGAAGAACTGTTTGAAGATGCAAAAAACGGCAATGTTGGAATCATTAGCAAGTTGCAAGCAGTAAAACCCGATGAGTTTGTAGCTGTAACAAATGCTCGTAATAATCAAGGAAATACGTTATTGCAAGTTGCTATAGTTAATAAACATAGGAATATTGCGAGTAAGTTGTTAGAAACATTAAAAAAGCCAGACCAAGATTTGCAAGATGTTAATATAGAAAGTCGAGTTAAAAGTTTAAAATTTTAG
- a CDS encoding zinc ribbon domain-containing protein produces the protein MKFDIVQEQLSENRKRARMQRSGRRYLLQGLIVCQCCKYIYYGMSNVKGGRSYYRCPGNRFGGNRVCNSKSIQLIY, from the coding sequence TTGAAATTTGATATAGTACAAGAGCAACTATCTGAAAATAGAAAAAGAGCAAGAATGCAACGAAGTGGGAGAAGGTACCTATTACAAGGGCTAATTGTGTGTCAGTGTTGTAAATACATTTATTATGGAATGAGTAATGTTAAAGGAGGAAGAAGTTACTATCGATGCCCTGGAAATCGTTTTGGTGGAAATAGAGTGTGTAACAGCAAATCAATACAGTTGATATACTAG
- a CDS encoding recombinase family protein — translation MRKLFEWIGQSLKETTRRHITAPKGRRNWHSGTVCRMLRNPAYKGQAAFGKTNQ, via the coding sequence GTGCGTAAACTGTTTGAGTGGATAGGTCAGAGCTTAAAAGAAACTACAAGAAGGCATATTACTGCTCCAAAGGGCAGAAGAAATTGGCATTCAGGTACAGTGTGTAGAATGTTGAGGAATCCAGCATACAAAGGACAAGCAGCATTTGGTAAAACGAATCAATAA
- a CDS encoding helix-turn-helix domain-containing protein, which translates to MDKTIQKVWSCRKEHYGISRFTLRKWYKRYEELGEKGLVDLSSKPKTSPLQKINESDEQLILHLRQTRKLGARNRVKTSI; encoded by the coding sequence TTGGATAAAACTATACAAAAAGTTTGGTCATGCAGGAAAGAGCATTATGGTATTTCACGTTTTACCTTACGTAAATGGTACAAACGTTATGAAGAGTTAGGTGAAAAAGGATTAGTAGATCTCAGTAGTAAGCCTAAAACTTCACCTTTGCAAAAGATCAATGAATCAGATGAGCAGCTTATTCTTCATCTAAGACAAACTAGAAAGCTAGGGGCAAGAAACCGAGTTAAGACGTCTATATGA
- a CDS encoding transposase, translating into MVTKSWQNNGKICLVILSILDQLGSSTNPIEGLHRQIRKFTKTKGSFTNTNALYKQVYCAIKKVEQKWTTALPNCALTMSQLDIFFPNRLKIELN; encoded by the coding sequence TTGGTTACAAAATCATGGCAAAACAATGGGAAAATTTGTCTGGTTATTTTAAGTATTCTGGACCAGTTAGGAAGCTCCACCAATCCAATTGAGGGATTGCATAGACAAATTAGGAAATTTACTAAAACTAAGGGCTCATTTACTAATACAAATGCCTTGTACAAACAGGTATATTGTGCTATAAAAAAGGTAGAGCAAAAGTGGACTACAGCTTTGCCTAATTGTGCATTAACTATGTCTCAGCTTGACATTTTCTTTCCCAACAGACTGAAAATTGAGTTGAACTAA
- a CDS encoding DnaB-like helicase C-terminal domain-containing protein, whose product MRPIFDYLKEYRDYIDKRLANPDEIEGITTGIKELTGGFKEGELSVLAARTSIGKTSIALYMRPQSS is encoded by the coding sequence ATGAGGCCAATATTTGATTATCTCAAAGAATACAGAGACTACATCGATAAACGGCTAGCAAACCCCGACGAAATAGAAGGAATAACCACAGGAATAAAGGAGCTTACAGGTGGCTTCAAGGAAGGAGAGCTCTCTGTGCTTGCAGCACGCACTTCAATTGGTAAGACCTCAATAGCATTATACATGAGGCCGCAAAGCTCTTAA
- a CDS encoding type II toxin-antitoxin system RelE/ParE family toxin — MGLEHYKVKSLKSVVERDLPNLQKTIRLRIQKAIKERLTVDPINLGEPLHHNLKGHRRLRVGEYRIIYRVNQLEQIVTITEIGHRCDTYKK; from the coding sequence GTGGGATTAGAGCATTATAAAGTTAAGTCTCTCAAAAGTGTTGTTGAAAGAGATTTACCAAACCTTCAAAAAACAATAAGGCTAAGAATCCAAAAGGCTATAAAAGAACGTCTTACAGTTGACCCAATAAACCTCGGTGAACCATTACATCATAACCTAAAAGGACATAGAAGACTAAGAGTTGGTGAATATCGTATAATTTACAGAGTAAATCAATTAGAACAAATAGTAACTATCACAGAGATAGGACATAGATGTGATACTTATAAAAAATAA